In Microbacterium lushaniae, the following are encoded in one genomic region:
- a CDS encoding ABC transporter ATP-binding protein, with translation MAAPEPEPVVEPDPVVEPQPEAAVEPEPVVEHQPEPVVEPQPAPAPVLQAVVRETEPVADPETQRALVEPDPLVEFEQLVADLETGPEAQTEPEPTSTRVQVADVPGAPAVDTGASEALLVALEPDAEPVADAAVPALTLQAVTKSFGGTRAVDRIDLTVPAGSFYGIVGPNGAGKTTTLSMIAGLLRPDEGVITVNGIDARAQSTQAKRAMGVLPDRLRTFDRLTGRQLLYYYGVLRGLPSAVVESRIVDLARAFDLVDALGRSVSDYSTGMTKKVMLAGAMIHSPRLLVLDEPFESVDPVSSAVILDILSTYVAHGGTVILSSHGMELVERVCSRVAVLVAGEVLAEGTIDEVRGAGTLQERFLELAGGPGDVEGLEWLHAFSD, from the coding sequence GTGGCCGCGCCTGAGCCGGAGCCCGTGGTCGAGCCGGATCCCGTCGTCGAGCCTCAGCCCGAGGCCGCGGTCGAGCCGGAGCCCGTCGTCGAGCACCAGCCGGAGCCGGTGGTCGAGCCCCAGCCGGCGCCCGCTCCCGTTCTGCAGGCCGTCGTGCGGGAGACTGAGCCCGTCGCTGATCCCGAAACCCAGCGGGCTCTCGTCGAGCCCGATCCGCTCGTGGAGTTCGAGCAGCTGGTGGCAGACCTCGAGACCGGACCCGAGGCGCAGACGGAACCGGAACCCACTTCGACCCGCGTTCAGGTGGCCGACGTACCGGGCGCGCCCGCCGTGGACACCGGAGCGTCGGAAGCCCTCCTGGTCGCCCTCGAGCCGGACGCGGAGCCTGTCGCCGACGCCGCCGTGCCCGCGCTCACGCTGCAGGCGGTGACCAAGAGCTTCGGCGGCACGCGCGCTGTCGATCGGATCGACCTCACCGTCCCGGCCGGGTCGTTCTACGGGATCGTGGGCCCCAATGGAGCAGGCAAGACGACGACGCTGTCGATGATCGCGGGCCTCCTCCGGCCCGACGAGGGTGTCATCACCGTCAACGGCATCGACGCACGCGCGCAGTCGACGCAGGCCAAGCGCGCCATGGGGGTGCTGCCCGACCGGCTGCGCACCTTCGACCGGCTGACCGGACGGCAGCTGCTCTACTACTACGGCGTGCTGCGTGGTCTGCCTTCCGCGGTCGTGGAGAGCCGCATCGTCGACCTCGCACGGGCGTTCGACCTCGTCGACGCGCTCGGGCGGTCGGTGTCGGACTACTCCACCGGCATGACCAAGAAGGTCATGCTGGCCGGGGCCATGATCCATTCGCCTCGCCTCCTGGTGCTGGACGAGCCGTTCGAATCGGTCGACCCGGTCTCCAGTGCCGTCATCCTCGACATCCTCTCGACCTACGTCGCCCACGGCGGCACCGTGATCCTCTCCAGCCACGGCATGGAGCTGGTCGAGCGGGTGTGCAGCCGCGTCGCGGTGCTCGTGGCCGGTGAGGTGCTCGCCGAAGGCACGATCGACGAGGTGCGCGGCGCCGGCACCCTCCAGGAGCGGTTCCTCGAGCTGGCCGGCGGACCGGGCGATGTGGAGGGCCTGGAGTGGTTGCACGCCTTCTCCGACTGA
- the rdgB gene encoding RdgB/HAM1 family non-canonical purine NTP pyrophosphatase has product MAGQVVLATHNPHKVEEFRAIVAAVRPDLEVIGYDGPEPVEDGVTFAQNALIKARAAAAHTGLPALADDSGLCVDVLGGSPGVFSAYWAGHAKDAAANVTLLLDQLSDVADPHRTAHFVSTIALVMPGGGEDTVEGRWSGRLAGAASGEGGFGYDPIFIPDGQEPGAERTVGEWSAAEKNALSHRARAFAALVPLLERI; this is encoded by the coding sequence ATGGCAGGGCAGGTCGTCCTCGCAACCCACAACCCGCACAAGGTCGAGGAGTTCCGTGCGATCGTCGCCGCCGTGCGCCCCGACCTCGAGGTCATCGGCTACGACGGGCCCGAGCCCGTCGAAGACGGCGTGACCTTCGCGCAGAACGCCCTCATCAAGGCCCGCGCCGCAGCAGCGCACACGGGGCTCCCGGCGCTGGCGGATGACTCGGGCCTGTGCGTGGACGTGCTCGGCGGTTCACCTGGCGTCTTCTCGGCATACTGGGCCGGGCACGCCAAGGATGCCGCGGCCAACGTGACGCTCCTGCTCGACCAGCTCTCCGACGTCGCCGACCCGCATCGCACGGCTCACTTCGTCTCCACGATCGCGCTCGTGATGCCGGGGGGCGGCGAAGACACCGTCGAGGGCCGCTGGTCCGGGCGCCTCGCCGGCGCAGCATCCGGGGAGGGCGGATTCGGGTACGACCCGATCTTCATCCCCGACGGTCAGGAGCCCGGGGCGGAGCGGACGGTGGGCGAGTGGTCGGCTGCCGAGAAGAACGCCCTGTCGCACCGGGCGCGGGCCTTCGCCGCCCTCGTGCCGCTGCTGGAGCGCATCTGA
- a CDS encoding cation diffusion facilitator family transporter: MHDHAPGIRGASNRRLLAISLAITTVVMVVQVAGAALSGSLALLADAAHMFTDAAALVIALVASTLAARPANDRRTFGYRRAEVFGALVNGVILIALSAWVAVEAILRLIEPGDTEIVGGLMLAVAVAGLVANAVSMWLLSSAQRRSINVRGAYLEVLGDLLGSAAVIVAAIVILLTGWAPADAVASLLIAAMIVPRAVGLLREVGSVLWESTPDGMHVQEIRDHILGTPGVVGVHDVHVWQLTRGAPVFSAHVVVDEECLRSEGSGRVLSSLQGCLSDHFDVAHSTFQLEPAGHVEHDDARHA, encoded by the coding sequence ATGCACGATCACGCGCCCGGGATCCGCGGGGCGAGCAATCGCCGCCTGCTGGCGATCTCGCTCGCGATCACGACGGTGGTCATGGTCGTGCAGGTCGCCGGTGCCGCCCTGTCGGGCTCGCTCGCGCTGCTCGCCGATGCGGCGCACATGTTCACCGATGCCGCAGCCCTCGTGATCGCCCTGGTGGCCAGCACGCTGGCCGCCCGGCCGGCGAACGACCGGCGCACCTTCGGTTACCGGCGCGCCGAGGTCTTCGGTGCCCTCGTCAACGGGGTCATCCTGATCGCCCTGTCGGCGTGGGTCGCGGTGGAGGCGATCCTGCGGCTCATCGAGCCGGGCGACACCGAGATCGTCGGCGGGCTGATGCTCGCCGTCGCCGTCGCGGGTCTCGTCGCCAACGCCGTCTCGATGTGGCTGCTCAGCAGCGCTCAGCGGCGCAGCATCAATGTGCGCGGCGCCTACCTCGAGGTGCTGGGAGACCTGCTCGGCTCGGCCGCCGTCATCGTCGCGGCCATCGTGATCCTGCTGACCGGATGGGCCCCGGCGGATGCGGTGGCCTCACTCCTGATCGCCGCCATGATCGTGCCGCGTGCGGTCGGGCTGCTCCGCGAGGTCGGATCGGTGCTGTGGGAGTCGACGCCTGACGGCATGCACGTGCAGGAGATCCGCGATCACATCCTCGGCACCCCCGGGGTGGTGGGAGTGCATGACGTGCATGTGTGGCAGCTCACGCGCGGCGCCCCCGTGTTCAGCGCGCACGTCGTCGTCGACGAGGAGTGTCTGCGCAGCGAAGGGTCCGGGCGCGTCCTGTCGTCGCTGCAGGGATGCCTGTCGGACCACTTCGACGTCGCGCACTCCACGTTCCAGCTGGAGCCGGCGGGGCACGTCGAGCACGACGACGCGCGCCACGCGTGA
- the murI gene encoding glutamate racemase encodes MDDAPIGIFDSGVGGLTVARAVSAQLPRESILYVGDTARSPYGPKPIADVRRYSLEVLDSLVEQGVKMLVIACNTASAAMLRDARERYDVPVVEVIGPAVRTAMSTTRNGRIGVIGTEGTISSGAYQDMLEVNERLSVFAQACPRFVEFVEAGVTDSPEVLDVAEEYLAPLRHAGVDTLVLGCTHYPFLEGAISYVMGPDVSLVSSDTETAKDVYRQLVGRDLLAGADAVASHVYEATGASVDDFVRLAHRLMGREVRDVQLVQTGAIEIPR; translated from the coding sequence GTGGATGACGCGCCCATCGGGATCTTCGACTCGGGGGTCGGTGGACTCACCGTCGCACGTGCCGTCTCGGCGCAGCTGCCCCGCGAATCCATCCTCTACGTCGGCGACACGGCGCGCTCCCCGTACGGGCCGAAGCCCATCGCCGACGTGCGACGGTACTCCCTCGAGGTACTCGACTCCCTCGTCGAGCAGGGCGTGAAGATGCTCGTCATCGCGTGCAACACGGCATCGGCGGCGATGCTGCGGGATGCGCGCGAACGCTACGACGTGCCCGTGGTCGAGGTCATCGGCCCGGCCGTGCGCACGGCCATGTCGACCACGCGCAACGGCCGCATCGGCGTGATCGGCACCGAGGGCACGATCTCTTCCGGCGCCTACCAGGACATGCTCGAGGTCAATGAGCGCCTCTCGGTGTTCGCTCAGGCCTGCCCCCGCTTCGTGGAGTTCGTAGAAGCCGGCGTCACCGACTCGCCCGAGGTCCTGGACGTCGCCGAGGAGTACCTCGCGCCGTTGCGCCACGCCGGCGTGGACACGCTCGTGCTCGGCTGCACGCACTACCCGTTCCTGGAGGGCGCGATCAGCTACGTCATGGGACCGGACGTGAGCCTCGTCTCCAGCGACACCGAGACCGCGAAGGACGTGTACCGCCAGCTGGTGGGCCGCGACCTGCTCGCCGGAGCGGACGCCGTGGCATCCCACGTGTACGAGGCCACCGGCGCCTCCGTCGACGACTTCGTGCGCCTGGCCCACCGGCTGATGGGCCGCGAGGTGCGCGACGTGCAGCTCGTGCAGACCGGCGCGATCGAGATTCCGCGCTGA
- the rph gene encoding ribonuclease PH yields MTDITRADGRAVDQLRPITIERNWSSHAEGSALISFGGTRVLCTASFTNGVPRWLTGKGKGWVTAEYAMLPRATNDRNDRESIKGRVGGRTHEISRLIGRALRAVVDTKALGENTIVLDCDVLQADGGTRTAAITGAYVALADAIAWGKERKFIAQRSEVLHDSVAAVSVGIIDGTPMLDLAYVEDVRAETDMNVVVTGRGLFVEVQGTAEGAPFDKRELDRLLELGVAGCADLRDAQAAALAG; encoded by the coding sequence ATGACCGACATCACCCGCGCAGACGGCCGCGCCGTCGACCAGCTGCGTCCCATCACGATCGAGCGGAACTGGTCCAGCCACGCCGAGGGCTCGGCGCTCATCAGCTTCGGTGGCACACGCGTGCTGTGCACCGCCTCGTTCACCAACGGCGTGCCGCGCTGGCTCACCGGCAAGGGCAAGGGGTGGGTCACCGCCGAGTACGCGATGCTGCCCCGTGCCACCAACGACCGCAACGACCGCGAGAGCATCAAGGGCCGCGTCGGGGGACGCACGCACGAGATCTCACGCCTGATCGGCCGCGCCCTGCGCGCCGTCGTGGACACCAAGGCCCTCGGCGAGAACACCATCGTCCTGGACTGCGACGTGCTGCAGGCCGACGGCGGCACGCGCACCGCCGCGATCACCGGGGCGTACGTCGCGCTGGCGGATGCCATTGCGTGGGGCAAGGAGCGCAAGTTCATCGCCCAGCGCTCCGAAGTGCTGCACGACTCCGTCGCCGCCGTGTCGGTGGGCATCATCGACGGAACGCCCATGCTCGACCTCGCGTACGTCGAGGACGTGCGCGCCGAGACCGACATGAACGTCGTCGTCACCGGACGCGGCCTGTTCGTCGAGGTGCAGGGCACCGCGGAGGGTGCGCCGTTCGACAAGCGGGAGCTCGACCGCCTGCTCGAACTCGGCGTGGCCGGATGCGCCGACCTGCGTGACGCCCAGGCCGCCGCCCTGGCGGGCTGA
- a CDS encoding DUF3039 domain-containing protein has product MSTPLDQPDPGGVATLDRELEELIREESVEPGDHERFSHYVKKDKILESALTGKPVRALCGKKWTPGRDPEKFPVCPTCKEIYESLQT; this is encoded by the coding sequence ATGAGCACGCCACTGGACCAGCCCGATCCGGGCGGAGTCGCCACCCTCGACCGCGAGCTCGAAGAGCTCATCCGCGAAGAGAGCGTCGAGCCGGGCGACCACGAGCGGTTCTCGCACTACGTCAAGAAGGACAAGATCCTCGAGTCCGCCCTCACCGGCAAGCCGGTGCGCGCGTTGTGCGGCAAGAAGTGGACGCCGGGGCGCGACCCCGAGAAGTTCCCCGTCTGCCCGACGTGCAAGGAGATCTACGAGTCGCTTCAGACCTGA
- a CDS encoding NTP transferase domain-containing protein, whose amino-acid sequence MSPQIVILAAGLGSRLGRSLPKPLTELSDGRSIMQQQHDNVHAAFGPGARILTVVGYRAETIVDAFPDADYVYNERYDQTNTSKSLLRALAQTGKGGVLWMNGDVVFDPRILGRALPLIERDQSFVTVNTAKVSDEEVKYTVGPDGFIKELSKTVVGGIGEAVGINFVSGRDKKSFQRQLARVGDQDYFERGLELAIAEDGLRLEPMDISDLYAVEVDFAEDLERANLFV is encoded by the coding sequence GTGTCCCCTCAGATCGTCATCCTCGCCGCCGGCCTCGGTTCGCGGCTCGGTCGCAGCCTCCCCAAGCCCCTCACGGAGCTGAGCGACGGCCGCAGCATCATGCAGCAGCAGCACGACAACGTCCACGCGGCCTTCGGCCCCGGCGCCCGCATCCTCACCGTCGTGGGTTATCGCGCCGAGACCATCGTCGACGCGTTCCCCGACGCGGACTACGTCTACAACGAGCGCTACGACCAGACCAACACGTCCAAGAGCCTTCTGCGCGCACTGGCCCAGACGGGGAAGGGCGGCGTGCTCTGGATGAACGGCGACGTCGTGTTCGATCCCCGCATCCTCGGCCGGGCACTCCCGCTCATCGAGCGCGATCAGTCCTTCGTCACCGTCAACACGGCCAAGGTCAGCGACGAAGAGGTCAAGTACACCGTCGGCCCCGACGGCTTCATCAAGGAGCTGTCGAAGACCGTCGTGGGTGGCATCGGCGAAGCCGTCGGCATCAACTTCGTCTCGGGGCGCGACAAGAAGTCGTTCCAGCGCCAGCTCGCCCGCGTGGGCGACCAGGACTACTTCGAGCGCGGTCTGGAGCTCGCCATCGCCGAGGACGGGCTGCGGCTCGAACCGATGGACATCTCCGACCTCTACGCCGTCGAGGTGGACTTCGCCGAAGACCTCGAGCGCGCCAACCTCTTCGTCTGA
- a CDS encoding nicotinate phosphoribosyltransferase, translating to MTASSALHTDRYELTMLDAALRDGTAQRRCVFEVFGRRLPGARRFGVVAGTGRLLTLLRDFRFGDDELRFLRDEKIVDADTLDYLAGYRFTGNLTGYREGELYFPGSPILTVEGTFAEAVVLETLVLSVLNHDSAIASAAARMSLAAGDRPLAEMGSRRAGEDSAIAAARAAYIAGFSATSNLAAGRRWGIPTMGTAAHAWTLLHDSEEDAFRSQIEALGTDTTLLVDTFDIRTGVETAVRVAGTGLGGVRIDSGDLPTVAADVRAQLDSLGATGTRITVTSDLDEFAIAALAASPVDSYGVGTSVVTGSGSPTAGMVFKLVARQDDAGAWIGVAKASTDKASRGGRKAAFRTREDGVATSELVVVSDGYEELDDAAAHPDARALQVPLVVRGDIDAAAEGPAGVAAARAHHLRVREELPVRALALSRSDPALPTVFTEAAEVAGQV from the coding sequence ATGACCGCGAGCTCCGCCCTGCACACCGACCGGTACGAGCTGACGATGCTGGACGCCGCCCTGCGCGACGGCACCGCGCAGCGCAGGTGCGTGTTCGAGGTGTTCGGCCGTCGCCTCCCCGGCGCCCGCCGCTTCGGCGTGGTGGCCGGAACCGGGCGCCTCCTCACCCTCCTGCGCGACTTCCGCTTCGGCGACGACGAACTGCGGTTCCTGCGCGACGAGAAGATCGTGGATGCCGACACGCTCGACTACCTCGCCGGCTACCGCTTCACCGGCAACCTGACCGGATATCGCGAAGGCGAGCTGTACTTCCCCGGCTCGCCCATCCTGACGGTGGAGGGCACCTTCGCCGAGGCGGTCGTGCTGGAGACCCTCGTCCTGTCGGTGCTGAACCACGACTCGGCGATCGCGTCGGCGGCCGCTCGCATGAGCCTGGCCGCCGGAGACCGTCCGCTCGCGGAGATGGGCTCGCGTCGCGCGGGCGAGGATTCCGCGATCGCGGCGGCCCGCGCCGCCTACATCGCCGGTTTCAGCGCTACGAGCAATCTCGCCGCCGGCCGGCGCTGGGGCATCCCCACGATGGGAACGGCAGCCCACGCGTGGACGCTCCTGCACGACAGCGAGGAGGATGCGTTCCGCTCGCAGATCGAGGCGCTGGGCACCGACACGACACTACTGGTGGACACCTTCGACATCCGCACCGGCGTGGAGACGGCCGTGCGCGTGGCCGGCACCGGCCTGGGCGGCGTCCGCATCGACTCCGGCGACCTGCCCACCGTGGCCGCCGACGTGCGTGCCCAGCTGGATTCGCTCGGCGCCACCGGCACCCGCATCACGGTCACCAGCGACCTGGACGAGTTCGCGATCGCGGCACTGGCCGCCTCCCCGGTGGATTCCTACGGTGTCGGCACGTCGGTGGTCACCGGCTCCGGAAGCCCGACCGCCGGAATGGTGTTCAAGCTCGTCGCCCGCCAGGACGACGCCGGCGCGTGGATCGGCGTGGCGAAGGCGTCCACCGACAAGGCCTCACGCGGCGGCCGGAAGGCCGCGTTCCGCACGCGGGAGGACGGCGTGGCCACGAGCGAACTCGTCGTCGTCTCCGACGGCTACGAAGAGCTCGACGATGCCGCCGCACACCCCGACGCTCGCGCGCTGCAGGTTCCGCTGGTCGTCCGTGGCGACATCGATGCCGCTGCCGAAGGCCCGGCGGGCGTCGCAGCGGCCCGCGCGCACCACCTGCGCGTGCGTGAGGAGCTGCCGGTGCGCGCACTGGCGCTCAGCCGCTCCGATCCGGCCCTGCCGACGGTCTTCACCGAGGCGGCCGAGGTCGCCGGTCAGGTCTGA
- a CDS encoding ATP-dependent DNA ligase → MAAGEQTVRIEGRRLRITNLDKVLYPETGTTKGEVIAYYTRIAPVLIPHVTGRPVTRKRWPDGVGTEDDPGMSFFAKDLEAGAPSWVQRRAIPHSSGPKDYPLVGDVPTLVYLAQVASLELHVPQWRFTPDGERGNPDRLVLDLDPGPGVGLAECAEVARQARAILTDMGMEPYPVTSGSKGIHLYAPLPGEQSSDAITAFAKELARAIEADSPDLVVSQMAKSARPGKVFIDWSQNNGAKTTIAPFSLRGRAHPTVAAPRTWDELDDPELRHLLFSEVLERAEASGDPMAALGFTAGARAAEEGPLGQYIAKRTAGATPEPVPANPAGTTASGGLPRFVIQEHHATRLHWDLRLERDGVLASWAVPKGVPATTARNNLAVQTEDHPMEYATFAGTIPAGQYGAGSMTIWDEGRYELEKWRDDEVIFTLEGRPGGPLGRVRLALIRTDGSGEKSTWLLHRMKTDAAGHPQSDGAPVVPTDADDAPRAPTHEPTAPVVPIDADDPAPPAPADDAADPPATGADDADPPEPGGDAATIPPRAGLRPMLATTATPAIARQAARRWSGEGDAWVEAKWDGIRAIGVWDGQRLHLRARSGNDITAKYPELTTVDLGLGPGSAVIDGEIVALDGQGRPSFPLLQTRMNLAKPREIAREAPRTPVKLFLFDLLARGGRDLASRALRERRRALEEFAASASGPLVLPPVFDDVDAALAASGSLGLEGIVVKDPASPYRRGERSEQWLKVKLTRTQEVVIGGVRPGKGGRSGTIGSLLLGVPGDDGLHYAGRVGSGFSEATLAHLEAQLTPRRTDENPFVDVPRADASDALWVRPDLVGEVEFAEFTPGGILRHARWRGLRPDKAPDEVVRES, encoded by the coding sequence ATGGCCGCGGGTGAACAGACGGTGCGCATCGAAGGGCGGCGACTGCGCATCACGAACCTCGACAAGGTGCTCTACCCCGAGACCGGCACCACAAAGGGCGAGGTCATCGCGTACTACACCCGCATCGCCCCCGTACTCATCCCGCACGTGACGGGGCGCCCGGTCACGCGCAAGCGCTGGCCCGACGGCGTGGGCACGGAGGATGACCCGGGCATGTCGTTCTTCGCGAAGGATCTGGAAGCCGGTGCACCGTCGTGGGTGCAGCGCCGAGCGATCCCGCACTCCTCCGGCCCCAAGGACTATCCGCTCGTGGGGGACGTGCCCACCCTCGTCTACCTCGCCCAGGTGGCGAGCCTCGAACTGCACGTGCCGCAGTGGCGGTTCACCCCCGACGGGGAGCGCGGCAATCCCGACCGGCTCGTGCTCGACCTCGACCCCGGGCCCGGCGTCGGGCTCGCCGAGTGCGCGGAGGTGGCCCGCCAGGCGCGCGCCATCCTCACCGACATGGGCATGGAGCCCTACCCGGTCACCAGCGGCAGCAAGGGCATCCACCTGTACGCGCCGCTGCCCGGTGAGCAGTCGAGCGACGCGATCACGGCGTTCGCGAAGGAGCTGGCCCGCGCGATCGAGGCGGACTCCCCCGACCTCGTCGTCAGCCAGATGGCCAAGTCCGCCCGCCCGGGGAAGGTCTTCATCGACTGGAGTCAGAACAACGGCGCCAAGACCACGATCGCGCCGTTCTCGCTGCGCGGGCGCGCCCACCCCACCGTCGCCGCGCCCCGCACGTGGGACGAGCTCGACGACCCGGAGCTGCGCCACCTCCTGTTCTCCGAGGTGCTGGAGCGGGCGGAGGCCTCCGGCGACCCGATGGCCGCACTGGGATTCACCGCCGGCGCGCGCGCCGCGGAGGAGGGTCCCCTGGGTCAGTACATCGCCAAGCGCACCGCCGGCGCCACGCCCGAGCCGGTGCCGGCCAACCCCGCCGGCACCACGGCATCCGGGGGCCTGCCGCGCTTCGTGATCCAGGAGCACCACGCCACCCGCCTGCACTGGGACCTGCGCCTGGAGCGCGACGGGGTGCTGGCCAGCTGGGCCGTCCCCAAGGGCGTTCCCGCCACGACCGCGCGAAACAACCTGGCGGTGCAGACCGAAGACCACCCGATGGAGTACGCGACGTTCGCCGGCACGATCCCTGCCGGTCAGTACGGCGCGGGCTCCATGACGATCTGGGACGAGGGCCGCTACGAGCTGGAGAAGTGGCGCGACGACGAGGTCATCTTCACCCTCGAAGGGCGCCCGGGCGGTCCGCTCGGGCGCGTCCGCCTCGCCCTCATCCGCACCGACGGCAGCGGCGAGAAGTCGACGTGGCTGCTGCACCGGATGAAGACGGATGCCGCGGGCCATCCGCAGTCCGACGGCGCGCCCGTCGTCCCCACCGACGCCGACGACGCCCCGCGGGCACCCACCCACGAGCCGACCGCGCCCGTGGTCCCCATCGATGCCGACGACCCCGCCCCGCCCGCCCCCGCCGACGACGCCGCCGATCCGCCCGCCACCGGTGCGGACGACGCCGATCCGCCGGAGCCCGGCGGCGACGCCGCCACGATCCCGCCGCGCGCCGGGCTGCGGCCGATGCTCGCCACCACGGCGACCCCGGCGATCGCGCGCCAGGCCGCGCGGCGCTGGTCCGGCGAAGGTGACGCGTGGGTGGAGGCGAAGTGGGACGGCATCCGTGCGATCGGGGTGTGGGACGGGCAGCGACTGCACCTGCGCGCCCGCAGCGGCAACGACATCACCGCGAAGTACCCCGAGCTGACCACCGTCGACCTGGGTCTCGGCCCCGGCTCCGCGGTGATCGACGGTGAGATCGTCGCCCTGGACGGCCAGGGTCGGCCGAGTTTCCCGCTGCTGCAGACCCGCATGAACCTCGCCAAGCCCCGAGAGATCGCCCGCGAGGCACCGCGCACCCCGGTGAAGCTCTTCCTCTTCGATCTCCTCGCCCGTGGCGGGCGGGATCTGGCGTCCCGAGCGCTCCGCGAACGCCGTCGCGCCCTGGAGGAGTTCGCCGCCTCCGCATCCGGGCCGCTCGTGCTCCCCCCGGTGTTCGACGACGTCGACGCCGCGCTCGCGGCCAGCGGCAGTCTGGGTCTGGAGGGAATCGTCGTGAAAGACCCTGCGTCGCCGTACCGGCGCGGCGAGCGCTCGGAGCAATGGCTCAAGGTCAAGCTCACGCGCACGCAGGAGGTCGTCATCGGCGGCGTCCGCCCCGGCAAGGGCGGGCGCAGCGGCACGATCGGCTCCCTCCTGCTGGGCGTGCCCGGCGACGACGGCCTGCACTACGCCGGCCGCGTCGGGTCGGGCTTCAGCGAGGCCACCCTCGCGCACCTGGAGGCTCAGCTGACTCCGCGCCGCACAGACGAGAACCCGTTCGTCGACGTGCCGCGCGCCGACGCCAGCGACGCACTGTGGGTGCGACCCGATCTCGTCGGCGAGGTGGAGTTCGCCGAGTTCACCCCCGGCGGCATCCTGCGCCACGCCCGCTGGCGGGGCCTGCGGCCCGACAAGGCGCCGGACGAGGTCGTCAGGGAGTCGTGA